One window of the Eucalyptus grandis isolate ANBG69807.140 chromosome 8, ASM1654582v1, whole genome shotgun sequence genome contains the following:
- the LOC120286588 gene encoding LOW QUALITY PROTEIN: INO80 complex subunit D-like (The sequence of the model RefSeq protein was modified relative to this genomic sequence to represent the inferred CDS: inserted 1 base in 1 codon), translating to TLAPTHEDSVLSRASHLARPEVLRRRSRRLKQLSRCYRDHYWALMEELKVQYRDYYWKYGMSPFKEESQRMEVDGSAEPGRAERGGYRENVGSSVVLSRSEFEAKGNNKGCSFQGCKLKAMALTSXCHLHILSDPRQKLYKACSYVIKSAPAGSITCGKPIMRSTVPSLCSVHFQKAQKHVTRALKKAGLNVTSSSKLAPKFHVIVAEYVRQIQAKRRAAQRANTSEAVVVKEETMS from the exons aCCCTCGCCCCGACCCACGAGGATTCGGTCCTCTCCCGCGCCTCCCACCTCGCCCGCCCCGAGGTCCTGCGGCGCCGGTCCCGCCGCCTCAAGCAGCTCTCCAGGTGCTACCGGGACCACTACTGGGCGCTCATGGAGGAGCTCAAGGTCCAGTACCGGGATTACTACTGGAAGTACGGGATGAGCCCCTTCAAGGAAGAGAGCCAGCGGATGGAGGTGGACGGGTCGGCGGAGCCCGGACGGGCCGAACGGGGAGGGTATCGGGAGAACGTCGGGAGCAGCGTCGTCCTGAGTAGGAGCGAGTTCGAGGCCAAGGGCAATAATAAGGGGTGCTCGTTCCAAGGGTGTAAGTTGAAGGCCATGGCGCTGACGA TTTGCCATTTGCACATATTGTCTGATCCGAGGCAGAAGCTCTACAAGGCTTGCAGCTATGTCATCAAAAG TGCTCCGGCGGGATCAATAACATGTGGGAAGCCAATAATGAGATCCACGGTTCCTTCTCTTTGTAGTGTCCACTTCCAGAAAGCTCAAAAGCATGTCACCCGGGCCTTGAAGAAGGCAGGGCTTAATGTTACTTCATCAAGTAAACTTGCTCCAAAATTCCATGTTATAGTGGCAGAATATGTGCGGCAAATTCAAGCCAAAAGAAGGGCTGCACAGAGGGCCAATACTAGTGAAGCTGTTGTGGTTAAGGAAGAAACCATGAGCTGA